One Faecalicatena sp. Marseille-Q4148 DNA window includes the following coding sequences:
- a CDS encoding transcriptional regulator, with product MERYKELAALRCFTHDDMVQLAGSESSAVWQIKSYLQKGYIERVRRNLYAVISMETGQAIPNRYQIASRVTDDACVSHHSAFEYYGYANQVFYDVYFTTQKRVRPFSYDGVNYCPMACRGNTDIIKTDTGIRVTSLERTVIDSIADFEKIGGLEELLRCLLLIPSLDYSKLLDALELYGRAQLYQKAGFILEAWKEELSLPEPFFVECEKRSSASKTYLFEKQGDFVLHNRWKLFAPKDLKTIINKGVTDYDAL from the coding sequence ATGGAACGATACAAAGAGCTTGCCGCTTTGCGCTGTTTTACACATGATGATATGGTGCAGCTCGCCGGATCAGAAAGTTCCGCTGTATGGCAGATAAAGAGTTATCTGCAAAAAGGATATATCGAGCGTGTGCGCCGCAATCTATATGCGGTCATCAGCATGGAAACCGGACAGGCGATCCCGAACCGCTACCAGATAGCTTCCCGCGTGACAGACGATGCCTGTGTGTCCCACCACAGCGCCTTTGAATACTACGGATATGCGAACCAGGTTTTTTATGATGTGTACTTCACCACCCAAAAGCGCGTCCGCCCGTTCTCTTATGACGGCGTAAATTACTGTCCGATGGCCTGCCGGGGAAATACGGACATCATAAAAACAGACACCGGCATCCGCGTGACTTCTTTAGAGCGGACCGTGATAGACAGTATAGCGGATTTTGAAAAAATCGGAGGCCTGGAAGAATTGTTGCGCTGCCTTCTCCTGATTCCTTCGCTTGATTACAGCAAACTGCTTGACGCGCTGGAACTGTATGGCCGGGCGCAGCTATATCAAAAGGCCGGATTTATTCTTGAAGCATGGAAAGAGGAACTGTCTTTACCGGAACCGTTTTTTGTGGAATGTGAAAAACGGTCTTCTGCCAGTAAAACCTATCTCTTTGAAAAGCAGGGCGATTTTGTCCTTCATAACAGATGGAAACTGTTTGCTCCAAAAGATTTGAAAACGATCATAAATAAGGGGGTAACTGATTATGATGCGCTTTGA
- a CDS encoding DUF3849 domain-containing protein gives MKDTTQLYIYPASYVREHGELEQYRASYKANIACKEAIEQAIADHYRDNRLGTEAVHQVLEQFGYDRMFYVLAGTVRQKDWDGRISRDNKAWAKTIPVYENPDGFGQDRNVYFVVDRSHPGLVDLFLTQARLDYTKEHGKKVSIREGIKQSTERTAAVHAPTKRKEPER, from the coding sequence ATGAAAGACACAACACAGCTATATATCTATCCGGCTTCCTATGTGCGTGAGCATGGAGAACTGGAACAATACCGTGCTTCCTATAAGGCAAATATCGCCTGTAAGGAGGCAATCGAACAGGCCATTGCCGATCACTACCGGGATAACCGCCTCGGAACGGAGGCAGTACATCAGGTTTTGGAACAATTCGGTTATGACCGGATGTTTTATGTGCTTGCGGGCACGGTCCGGCAAAAGGATTGGGATGGGCGTATTTCCCGCGATAACAAAGCCTGGGCGAAAACCATTCCGGTCTACGAGAACCCGGACGGCTTCGGCCAAGATCGGAATGTTTACTTTGTGGTGGATCGTAGCCACCCCGGACTTGTCGATCTCTTTCTTACGCAGGCCCGGCTCGATTATACAAAGGAACATGGGAAGAAAGTCTCGATCCGCGAAGGCATAAAACAGAGTACAGAGCGGACGGCAGCCGTACATGCACCAACAAAACGGAAAGAGCCGGAACGTTAA
- the mobC gene encoding plasmid mobilization relaxosome protein MobC gives MKGGRDKRSVRVEFVLTEAEAALIKERMAELGITNLSAYLRKMAVDGYIIHLDMGDIQEMIRLLRICSNNLNQYTRRANETGSVYAADVEDLRTRLDDLWNGMDKLLRGFANIS, from the coding sequence ATGAAGGGCGGACGGGATAAGCGGTCTGTCCGTGTGGAGTTTGTTCTGACCGAGGCGGAGGCTGCTTTGATAAAAGAGCGCATGGCAGAGCTGGGGATCACCAACCTTTCCGCTTATCTCCGCAAAATGGCGGTGGACGGTTACATCATTCACCTGGATATGGGCGACATTCAGGAAATGATACGCCTCCTTCGTATCTGCTCCAACAACTTAAACCAGTACACCCGGCGTGCCAATGAAACCGGCAGCGTTTATGCTGCGGATGTGGAAGATCTGCGTACCCGGCTGGATGACCTGTGGAATGGTATGGATAAGCTGCTCCGGGGATTTGCAAACATTTCGTAA
- a CDS encoding DUF4316 domain-containing protein: MEKEKTYGVWAVRSAASIFGRAESWCKEAGRPLEFASQETAEAYAKECNSRTTANVHYFVKEKEPEPGAVRKDGTQPDRAARAHEEQTPRNAAMEKLNEIPGRQLSKDPDPLVEIRSAVHSNYAGMVAMLAADNRVYLGREEHYHYQDGLTSYYDNGDGSLCFVTDRADMYYFLYGEGWAHSQAEMLERGLTSDQYAEFARLQNGVLRQFEAQREILFAGQPFQPPESYLRNAELYEEGQTGNYNMLDGRLNNEPPVKPDLTDGQTHEEIRELAPETLPEEKPSVLDRLKSERPEHEARQITPPVPERGL, encoded by the coding sequence ATGGAAAAAGAAAAGACTTACGGTGTATGGGCGGTGCGCAGCGCCGCTTCAATCTTTGGGCGGGCGGAAAGCTGGTGCAAGGAGGCCGGCAGGCCCCTTGAATTTGCCTCCCAGGAGACAGCCGAGGCTTACGCGAAGGAGTGTAACAGCCGCACGACTGCCAACGTCCACTATTTTGTAAAGGAAAAGGAACCGGAACCGGGTGCTGTCCGAAAGGACGGAACACAGCCGGACAGAGCTGCCCGCGCCCATGAGGAACAGACGCCCCGAAACGCGGCGATGGAAAAACTGAATGAGATTCCCGGCAGGCAGCTTTCCAAAGATCCGGACCCTTTGGTGGAAATCCGTTCCGCGGTACACAGCAATTATGCCGGCATGGTCGCCATGCTTGCGGCAGACAACCGGGTCTATCTGGGCCGCGAGGAACACTATCACTATCAGGACGGGCTTACCTCCTATTACGATAACGGCGACGGCTCCCTATGCTTTGTCACAGACCGGGCGGATATGTATTATTTCCTCTACGGTGAGGGCTGGGCCCATTCTCAGGCGGAAATGCTGGAGCGTGGGCTTACATCGGATCAGTATGCGGAGTTTGCCCGGCTACAAAACGGCGTTCTCCGGCAGTTTGAAGCACAGCGGGAAATCCTGTTCGCCGGGCAGCCCTTCCAGCCGCCTGAAAGCTATCTGCGGAACGCGGAGCTTTACGAGGAAGGACAGACCGGCAATTATAATATGCTGGACGGCAGGCTGAACAACGAGCCCCCGGTGAAGCCGGACCTGACGGACGGCCAGACCCACGAGGAAATCCGGGAGCTTGCCCCGGAGACCTTGCCGGAAGAAAAGCCCTCTGTCCTGGACCGCCTGAAATCCGAGCGCCCGGAGCATGAGGCAAGGCAGATCACACCGCCTGTCCCGGAAAGGGGGCTTTGA
- a CDS encoding cysteine-rich VLP protein, whose product MSAPPERELTRSERAAIRRLVTSLCANYDCQDKLCLPLDCPCYMLNKWWTGAFCRYFRAAVLPTEPKLESALTGEDTSLRQKICPVCGKAYLPVTSQAYCSDFCRSFARRKSERERKRRRRQNRG is encoded by the coding sequence ATGAGCGCCCCACCGGAAAGAGAACTGACACGATCCGAGCGGGCGGCAATCCGAAGGCTGGTGACGAGTTTGTGCGCCAACTATGACTGCCAGGATAAGCTCTGCCTCCCCCTGGACTGTCCCTGCTACATGCTGAATAAATGGTGGACCGGCGCGTTCTGCCGTTATTTCCGGGCGGCGGTGCTGCCTACGGAGCCAAAGCTGGAATCTGCCCTGACCGGTGAAGATACTTCTCTCAGGCAGAAGATATGCCCGGTCTGCGGAAAGGCTTACCTTCCGGTCACAAGCCAGGCGTATTGTTCGGATTTTTGCCGTAGCTTTGCCAGACGGAAATCCGAGCGGGAACGGAAACGGCGCAGGCGGCAAAACAGAGGGTGA
- a CDS encoding DNA topoisomerase 3 — MKLVIAEKPSVAMALAAVLGADEKKDGYLEGGGYLVSWCVGHLLELAQPEAYGEQYARWRYGDLPILPDEWKYEVPKDKKKQLDLLCRLMKDKRVDSVVCATDAGREGELIFRLVYEYAGCRKPMERLWISSMEDAAIRDGFEHLRPGKDYDRLYEAAVCRAGADWLVGINATRLFSVLYGVTLNVGRVMSPTLALLVQREAEIQAFTSRPFYVPEITCGGLTASGDKLAEKQAAETIRRECDGQTASVLSVEKQVKTVQPPRLYDLTTLQRECNRIYGYTAQQTLDYLQSLYEKKLATYPRTDSQYLTEDMQATAASLILWLRDNMPFGKGCLEEPDIDRVTDGSKVTDHHAIIPTVEIARTDLSALPSGERDVLALIAMRLLCATGQTHRFEAVTVVLDCAGHSFTAKGKTVLQAGWKEIERLYRMGLKQAELEKEDPADAALPELTQGQTFEPVAAGVREGKTSPPKHYTEDSLLAAMETAGAADAPEDAERKGLGTPATRAATLEKLVTTGFVQRKKKQLIPTEKGTNLITVLPDNIKSPLLTAEWESRLKQVERGEISAEAFMEGIADMNRGLVKEHTAPEERFAGLFPYAKGTRREAVGTCPRCGGTVYEGKKGFFCEKRDCSFALWKDNKFFTGKKKTLTKTVAAALLKEGRVSMSGLYSEKTGRTYDAVVVLDDTGGKYVNFKLEFPARKGGRK; from the coding sequence GTGAAATTAGTGATTGCAGAAAAGCCCTCTGTCGCTATGGCTTTGGCGGCGGTATTGGGCGCAGATGAGAAAAAGGACGGCTATCTGGAAGGCGGCGGCTACCTGGTGAGCTGGTGCGTCGGCCACCTTCTGGAGCTGGCACAGCCTGAAGCCTACGGGGAACAGTATGCCAGATGGCGCTATGGCGATCTGCCGATCCTGCCGGACGAATGGAAATATGAGGTGCCGAAGGACAAGAAGAAACAGCTTGACCTCCTGTGCCGGCTGATGAAGGACAAACGGGTGGATTCCGTGGTGTGCGCCACTGACGCCGGACGCGAGGGTGAGCTGATCTTCCGTCTGGTCTATGAGTATGCCGGGTGCAGGAAACCGATGGAACGCCTCTGGATTTCCAGTATGGAGGACGCGGCGATCCGGGACGGTTTTGAACACCTGCGCCCCGGTAAGGATTATGACCGTCTCTATGAGGCCGCGGTTTGCCGGGCCGGTGCGGACTGGCTGGTTGGGATCAATGCGACCAGGCTGTTTTCTGTCTTGTACGGCGTCACCCTGAATGTCGGGCGCGTCATGTCCCCAACGCTGGCGCTTTTGGTGCAGCGTGAGGCAGAGATTCAGGCATTTACCAGCAGGCCCTTCTATGTCCCAGAGATCACTTGCGGCGGTCTTACTGCTTCCGGTGATAAGCTGGCGGAAAAACAGGCAGCAGAGACAATCCGCAGGGAATGTGACGGGCAGACGGCTTCTGTCCTTTCAGTGGAAAAGCAGGTAAAGACCGTACAGCCTCCCCGCCTCTATGATCTGACGACCTTGCAGCGGGAATGTAACCGTATCTACGGCTACACCGCCCAGCAGACCCTTGACTACCTGCAATCCCTCTATGAGAAAAAGCTGGCGACCTATCCCCGTACCGACAGCCAGTATTTGACCGAGGATATGCAGGCAACCGCCGCCTCCCTGATCCTGTGGCTGCGGGACAACATGCCTTTCGGGAAAGGATGCCTGGAAGAACCGGATATTGACCGGGTAACGGATGGCAGTAAAGTCACCGACCACCATGCCATTATTCCCACCGTGGAGATCGCCCGGACGGACCTGTCTGCTCTCCCTTCCGGGGAACGGGATGTTTTGGCGCTGATCGCCATGAGGCTCCTTTGCGCCACCGGCCAGACGCACCGCTTTGAGGCGGTCACGGTGGTACTGGATTGTGCAGGCCATTCCTTCACAGCGAAAGGAAAGACCGTCTTGCAGGCAGGTTGGAAGGAAATTGAACGGCTCTACCGCATGGGGCTGAAACAGGCGGAACTGGAAAAGGAGGACCCCGCAGACGCGGCCTTGCCGGAGCTTACCCAGGGCCAGACCTTTGAACCGGTGGCAGCAGGCGTCCGGGAAGGCAAGACCTCCCCGCCAAAGCACTATACGGAGGATTCCCTGTTGGCAGCTATGGAAACGGCAGGCGCGGCAGACGCACCGGAGGATGCAGAGCGCAAGGGTTTAGGCACCCCGGCTACCCGTGCGGCTACACTGGAAAAGCTGGTAACAACCGGCTTTGTGCAGAGAAAGAAAAAACAGCTCATTCCCACGGAAAAGGGAACCAACCTGATTACGGTCCTGCCGGATAATATTAAATCCCCGCTGCTTACCGCGGAATGGGAATCCAGACTAAAACAGGTGGAGCGCGGCGAGATCAGTGCGGAGGCTTTCATGGAAGGGATCGCCGATATGAACAGGGGGCTTGTCAAAGAACATACCGCACCGGAGGAACGGTTTGCCGGCCTGTTCCCTTACGCAAAAGGAACCCGGCGCGAGGCTGTCGGCACCTGTCCCCGCTGCGGCGGCACTGTGTATGAGGGCAAAAAGGGATTTTTCTGTGAAAAGCGAGACTGCTCCTTTGCCCTCTGGAAAGATAACAAATTCTTTACAGGTAAGAAGAAAACCCTGACAAAAACCGTTGCGGCGGCCCTTCTGAAAGAGGGCCGCGTTTCTATGTCCGGGCTTTACAGTGAAAAAACGGGCCGGACCTATGACGCGGTTGTGGTGCTGGATGATACGGGCGGCAAGTATGTGAATTTCAAGCTGGAATTTCCGGCGAGGAAAGGTGGGCGCAAATGA
- a CDS encoding DUF3789 domain-containing protein yields MWSIITHLIAFTAGTVAGVVLLCLMQAGKMADEGYENMERRNNR; encoded by the coding sequence ATGTGGAGTATCATAACACACCTTATCGCATTTACAGCCGGTACGGTAGCCGGCGTTGTGCTGCTCTGTCTGATGCAGGCAGGAAAAATGGCGGATGAAGGTTACGAAAATATGGAACGGAGGAATAATAGATGA
- a CDS encoding DUF1273 family protein, with translation MKKKTCCVTGHRDLPQNQINYVKAALLREIEKSVADGFTCFMSGVAEGVDQYFVEIVMEKQKDDPSLELIAVIPYQKRLDSLRAKRRTYEMLEACRDVVVIQEEYQPSVYSHRNRYMVEHSDRVIAVYDGREKGGTVRTIRFAHQMKKELREIPVGEIYFPKK, from the coding sequence ATGAAAAAGAAAACATGCTGTGTCACGGGACACAGGGATTTACCGCAGAATCAGATCAACTATGTAAAGGCTGCCCTGCTGCGTGAAATTGAAAAATCGGTTGCGGACGGCTTTACCTGCTTCATGAGTGGGGTCGCGGAGGGCGTGGATCAGTATTTTGTGGAAATAGTTATGGAAAAGCAGAAAGATGATCCTTCATTGGAATTGATTGCCGTAATCCCATATCAGAAACGGCTGGACAGTCTCAGGGCAAAGAGGCGGACCTATGAAATGCTGGAGGCTTGCCGTGATGTGGTTGTGATACAGGAGGAATACCAGCCCAGCGTCTATTCCCACCGCAACCGCTATATGGTGGAACACTCTGACCGGGTAATCGCGGTGTATGACGGGCGGGAAAAAGGCGGAACCGTAAGGACGATCCGCTTCGCACATCAAATGAAAAAAGAACTGCGGGAAATACCCGTGGGAGAAATCTATTTCCCGAAAAAGTAA
- a CDS encoding helix-turn-helix transcriptional regulator, which translates to MYEDFVPERLAKLRALKGVSARDMSLSLGQANNYINNIENKKSLPAMQSFFYICEYLGVTPQEFFDEGNACPQTLQEFMTEAKKLDSKSMEYILGIMKELNSKR; encoded by the coding sequence ATGTATGAAGATTTTGTCCCGGAACGGCTGGCAAAGCTAAGGGCGCTAAAGGGAGTATCTGCCCGTGACATGTCTTTGTCGCTGGGTCAGGCGAACAATTACATCAATAACATTGAGAATAAGAAGTCACTTCCCGCCATGCAGTCCTTTTTCTACATCTGCGAATATCTCGGCGTAACACCCCAGGAATTCTTTGATGAAGGAAATGCCTGCCCGCAGACACTACAGGAATTTATGACTGAGGCCAAAAAACTGGACTCAAAATCAATGGAATATATTCTCGGCATTATGAAAGAACTCAATAGCAAACGGTAG
- a CDS encoding deoxyuridine 5'-triphosphate nucleotidohydrolase — MKIKLIDFGVPEDQRPYRPHGNDAGADVYMPYDCTLQPGEITKIPLGFGIEVPDGFAGYVFPRSSMAVKGLVCELPPVDSGYRGEIHAILSNVSSQTRHIPKGSRIGQLVITPVVIADFVTELGEQRGTGAFGSTGK; from the coding sequence ATGAAGATTAAGCTGATCGATTTTGGCGTGCCGGAGGATCAGAGACCCTACCGGCCACATGGGAACGATGCCGGCGCGGATGTGTATATGCCCTATGACTGCACCCTACAGCCCGGCGAGATTACGAAAATTCCCCTGGGATTTGGGATCGAGGTGCCGGATGGGTTTGCCGGATATGTGTTCCCCCGCAGCAGCATGGCTGTCAAAGGGCTGGTCTGCGAGCTGCCGCCTGTAGATTCCGGCTACCGTGGGGAAATCCATGCAATTCTTAGCAATGTGAGCAGCCAGACGCGGCACATTCCCAAAGGTTCAAGGATCGGCCAGCTCGTCATTACGCCGGTGGTGATCGCGGATTTTGTGACAGAGCTTGGGGAGCAGCGGGGCACCGGCGCCTTTGGCAGTACAGGGAAATGA
- a CDS encoding FAD-dependent thymidylate synthase, whose translation MVFAARLTQRGHKINTMEDLTALYEKSFSNDTVTAISKLPHPTIQKFAVITVAIVGASRRFLAQITRHQNEVKFMSASLQYSNYAGQADFAVPYEILTAPKAIQEMYLESCKSDMDCYEELCAAGIGHDAAGYVTPQGLRNVLIISATPYQWKHIIGQRVCRRNTDETRIVLLKIWQELFSLSQVLFAPDLTGPFCQRDQCLEGKMSCKRKIAGSMTPGGILAADYPLLMEGGAHED comes from the coding sequence ATGGTGTTTGCGGCCAGGCTTACCCAGCGCGGGCATAAGATCAATACAATGGAGGATCTGACGGCGCTTTATGAAAAGTCGTTCAGCAATGATACCGTAACGGCGATCAGCAAGCTCCCGCACCCCACGATCCAGAAATTCGCGGTTATCACCGTTGCCATTGTAGGCGCAAGCAGGCGTTTCCTTGCGCAGATCACCAGGCACCAGAACGAGGTAAAGTTTATGAGTGCGTCCTTACAGTACAGCAACTATGCGGGACAGGCGGATTTTGCTGTACCCTATGAGATTTTGACTGCGCCGAAGGCAATTCAGGAAATGTATCTGGAAAGCTGTAAATCCGATATGGATTGTTACGAAGAACTGTGCGCGGCAGGGATCGGGCACGACGCGGCGGGCTATGTCACGCCCCAGGGCCTTAGGAATGTGCTGATTATCAGCGCAACACCTTACCAGTGGAAACATATCATCGGCCAGCGGGTATGCCGGCGCAATACGGACGAGACCCGGATCGTGCTCCTGAAAATCTGGCAGGAGCTTTTTTCATTGAGCCAGGTACTCTTTGCTCCCGATCTTACCGGCCCTTTCTGCCAGAGAGATCAATGTCTGGAGGGGAAAATGAGCTGCAAAAGAAAGATCGCGGGCAGCATGACGCCCGGCGGGATTTTGGCGGCGGATTACCCGCTGCTTATGGAAGGCGGCGCCCATGAAGATTAA